One Tribolium castaneum strain GA2 chromosome 6, icTriCast1.1, whole genome shotgun sequence genomic window, aacaaaatgtgtttttttgcaaacattttgACAATcaatcgattttttttctggtACTTGCGAACAGTTTGGCGGTCACTGAGTTATCAGACCCCGGAagtgtaattatttattcattaattaacCCAGTAACGTGTGGCATTATTTCACGTTTAATCGTTGATTATTTATAATCAAATTCTGTtacaatttgattttttgtgacAGGTTTTCCGGTTATTGGATTTCGTTAATCGCGACACTTGCCGCATGACATAACCTTTTTTTTTCCGCCACAATTATCACATTTTATCGGTAAAAAACCATGAATTCGGCCCGAATCACGCTCCGTGTGCCCCTCACAGCATGGCGCAGCCTCTCCCGCTGGTAGCCCCTTTTTTACACCCCCCACATTTTCTAACCCCCTTTTTCCAGTTCGGTCTTACACACCGCCGAACCACAGGCAGCCCCCgtcgaaaaaatcacaatccCGCCCCCCAGCAACGTCGAGAAGCCCATCAGCCCCAAAATCGAGAAACTGGTAACGGAAATTTCGCAGTTAAATTTACTGGAAGTGTCCGAATTGAGTGGCGCTTTGAAGACACGTCTGAACCTCCCGGACGCCCCAGTCATGCCGGTTGGGGGCTTCGCGGCTCCGGCCCCCGCCGAGGAGGAGGACGAGGCCCCCAAACAGGTCAAGTCCGTGTTCAACgtgaaattaatgaaattcgACGAGAAGCAAAAAGTCGCGCTTATTAAGGAGATCAAGGGGCTGATGGAAGGCATGAATTTGGTGCAAGCGAAGAAGTTCGTCGAGGGGGCGCCGGCGCTGGTCAAGGGGGACGTCAGTAAAGAGGAGGCCGAGAAGTTGAAGGCGGCTATCGAAAAAGTAGGCGGTGTTGTAGAAATtgattaggtttttttttaaataaagtttagtTAAGATAAATGAGTTTTATTTGGTTCTTGCtgtcttatttatttacacgTATAAATAGAAATGCCACGGATGCTGGGCAGTGACCACGGTTTGTAAATTAAGTTGGTACTACTGGCGTGACAGTACTGCCAACTTGGAGTCATGATTTATTCGGTACTTTCCGCTGGCAAATATTCGAGTCTTCGCAGGAAATTTCGTTCAGTTCCACCATACTGTGCCGCCACTGGTTGtggttatttaataaatgggTTTCCTCACTGTCTATTTCTTTACGTTTGTTATCTGTAAGAAAAACTAAGACGGGAAACACTCACTTACCGTCTTACCTTCTAAAACCGATTCCAGTTCTTCACGTGTCGTAAAATACTTGAATTCGTTGTCAAAAACGCCCCGAAAGAGCGAGACAACTTCCTGTCTTGTGTGCAAAAAATAGAGCGGTTGTCGTCGGATTAAAAATTCGTTAATTAAGGCTGAAATTCCCTTAGCTGCGGTAAAATCAGCCCCTAGTATAAAGCGACAGTCAATGACCACCGGTAAATGTTTGGAACTAATCCCAGCATTTCCGATACTAGTCTTAATAAAATCAACAGCCGGGAAATAAAGACTGTTCCCTGGAGTTATCATAATGTACTCAAGTGCGTTATTACGCGTCTAAAATTCGATtatcaaatgaaaaaataaaaaattgtaactcgATACTTTGACTTTGTCCACGTGCACAGTAGGCCGTGCCGAGGGATACAACaggaaaataatattaatccCCACGCCCACTAGAATCCCATATTCGACGCCTATGGCTAAACAAAAGACGAACGTGGCACAAGTGGCCACTAGATCCTTTTTACTGCTCCTCCACATGGGTTTAACCACCTCATATTCGATCATAAAAATGACAGCGCTGATTATCACAGCCGCCAAAGACGCCTTTGGTATGTAGGCGAAATAAGGGGTTAGGAAACCCAAGGCTAGTAGGACCATAATCCCGGTGTACACCCCTCCCAAAGGGGTGCGTACGCCACTGGCGTGATTCACCGCTGACCTTGAGAATGACCCCGTAATCGGCATCGATGAAAAAAACGATCCGAAAACGTTACACATCGACAAGGTCATCAGTTCTTGAGTCGCGTCGATCATTTGGCCACTGgctacaattttaatttttttttggtacaccTGACTTAACAAACGGCTGTGAAAACGCgtttttttatctaaagtaatctatatttttttattttttctatatcaaatggtgcaaaaaatatacgttttgacatatgtcatagtaaaagcaaattaataattttatcaaacacaTTTCGTCATTTAATTCGAGAATATATAGGGTTTATATCacttatttgcaaaaataaaaaagttacaagggtgcgaataaaaaaaatggacacccggtgtaatgaaaaaattacaacgtcaaaataattttgaaaaatgacagtTGTTGCTAAAGTTTTGAGCGGGTCGTAGTTGGCTGTGACTTACCGAAGGCCTTTGCTATGGCAACGTTGCCCAGGACGGCAATAATGGGCACCAAAATCACCGAAGTCCCCAAATCGGCGACCATTTCGCCGAAGCCAACGGTGCGATTATGCAAAGTTGTGCCAAAAGGTGGCGCCCGGAAATCCGGGAGTCCGGGCCGCACCGTTCCGGTTAAGCGAAACGGAGATCCCGGACCCCGGATTTCGTAAAAGTACGCCACTGTAGAGCACACGATGACCACAAGGGCGTTACGTGATGTTGATATCAACCAAAGGGCCTTAGATAATGTGCGTTGTTTTTTAGAGGGCTTGTAATCTTTGAGTTTCTGGAATTTACGAGGTGATAACAACGATAAAGACGTaaataattttcgtaaaaatccCGATTTATGCGACGGAATATAGTCCACAATCGTTAAGAGATGACACGATGACCTTAATTTGTTGCAATGTAGCAAAAAAGACATTTTTCTATTGTTTGTCACGATTTTGTAGCAGTGGCGACTCGTGGGTCCAAAAACTAATACAAACAACAATTAATGTCGAAGTTGTAAATAATGTATCCTTCGATTGAAAAATGATactagtttttttatatttaaattttagaaatacttttaatactttataaattttgtttattttttctcaaaattgtaGTGGTCAAGTAACTTACCctcacaataaaaaaataatactcaCACTAACAGAGTTTCATggccttttctatacttttacAACCCTctcgagttgttaaaagtcaaaaaaaagttaataggttcgattttttaaagtttgattttttcaatttttgtcacgattttggtcaattttcggTACcaggaacatttatcgagcaatagctccggaactattagagataaccccatgaagtgtgttatcgttggaaagctctttgaattatctatttttttcaaaaaagattattgttctccgactaatggttttcgagaaaattgcagataaaggcaaaaattggtaaaattttaaaaaattcataactaaaaaactattgagaatttggcaattttctcgacgccaatcgattccccggatcattttgcataggtaaggataaaaatagttccactttttcgaatagtttagccgttattggaaaaataaaataaaagttaacaCCCGGGCTACATAGGCGATTAAAGTtttacactaaaaaaattcataactcaagaactaaaagtcgtagagcaatgcggtttattccattggatttagcggctcatttttACATATCATATCAGTTTTTCagaagatttaaaaattatttttttccaatggtTGTTATCCTTAATTACAATACTcacaacaagaaaaaaaattgtcagaaCAGAATTCGACTAAGGCGAACACAAATAGCAATGAAACATCactctataaaattttataaccttttgcctaataaaataaaggaTCTAAATAtgaattcattaaaaaaaaaacaatagaaagcaatttaattaaaaacgccTTTTATAATTATACTGATATAAGCAATacttattttctgtaattgcttatatgttttttatgtttatatacatatttttgttgacatGTGTAtgaaatgtatatttttgcCAGCAATAAacatatattattattatattatagtGGACAAGTGACTTAccttcacaaaaaaaaaattaatactagCTTTAACAGAGTTTTATgaccttttctatacttttacAACCCTctcgagttgttaaaagtccaaaaaaaatgaataaattcgatttttaaaagtttgatttttccaatttttgcgagatttttgtcgattttcagTACCCTGAACATTTATCCAGCCATAActccgaaactattagagataactctaagaagtttattatcgttggaaagctctttacattatctatttttttcaaaaaaaaatattgttcttcgactaatagtttccaagaaaattgcaaataaaagcaaaaataggtgaaattttaaaaaattcataacttaaaaattattgagtatatggcaattttctcagtaccaatcgattccccggatcattttccATTGGTAAGGaaaaaatagttccacttttttgaataattttgtcgtaattgagaaaataaaaaaaatatggccTTTTCCatgctttaatttttccaatttttgcgagattttTGTCGATCTCGACAATGTTGAATTTTGTGCGATGGCGATGTTGGCGTTGAAAGTTCAAGGGTAATCGCGTACTTGAGACAAAACACTcgataaaaaatctaaatgtaaatattttggtttttcttgtCACCAATGCCGCAAAAATTGTATACAATTCGATGTCCgataaaagtaattaataaaattgtaaaaaccaAGAAATGATTATGTCATTCAATCACGTGCCATCATCGTACTCACAATTTTAAATGCGTGAAATGactgaaacaataatttttacctACCCTGAGAAGCATCAAGACGGCGATGCAGACCATTCCTAATGTCAAATCCGCCATTCTGGTATGATGTATATTTTTGACAACTTTGGTAATTGTGTCTAAAAACCCAGACGATGAAATTTTCAAACCtaacaaacttttaatttgAGATGTCATGATTATCACAGACGTAGCTGACGTAAAACCGACTGTCACCGGTATAGAGATAAAATCGACGAGAACACCTATGTCAAAAACAAACAGTTACGTTGTCAAAAACCAACCAATGTATTATATTATACCTAAATGTAAGATGGCCATGACGAGTTGCACAACCCCACACAAAAAACAAAGCAGAATCGCGTAGTCAGTATTACGCCCAATAATCTGCTGGTACGTCATGAGGGCCATAAGGGCCGTCGGCCCTATCGTTATATCCTTACAAGTGCCAAAAATCGTGTAAACAAAACAACCGACAAACGCCGAATACAACCCGtactgaagaaaaaaaaacaatttttcgtaattaacaaaaaatcatgGCTTACTTGTGGCTCCAATCCGGCCAGAGTGGCATACGCCAAGGCCTGTGGCATGACAGTCAAGCCAACTGTGATCCCGGCGATGGCGTCGCTCACCAACTTGTCAGTGGTGTACTGGGGCGCCCACCCCAGAATGGGCACCCGACGCACCGCCACTGACTTCAGCCACGCACTAACGGACATGGGGGCACCTACGGACAAAATGAACGGTTTTTCGACTAACGGTCGCGCCAAACAATTCAAATACCGGAGGAAAAGTGAAAGACTTTCACCGGACGATTTGCGGGCAAAGGGCAATGGCCCCATTCAGTGTCAAAAACGTGACGCGTTTTTGACACGTTGCCCTAGCAACCGGCCAAAATCATAACATCATCTCtttctaaagaaaaaaaaattcaaaactaaaaaaatatgaaaatagttGCTGTATCTACAGGGTTAGTCAATTGTGGTACGAATTACAGtgatatttggaaaaaaaactttttgcgttttggcacatcctgcgtgtttcaagtaaaagttgaGTATAGttaaaattatacagggtattctgagtttttctgttggcaatttttcggaaaatattcataggcgacttcgcattgatttttcaaatgttggTCTTTTTTgtaagttgaataattccgaaacagATAGACTAataatagtttaattttttttgcgtagaatctatctaaaaatatataggtgtttcattaaaaaaaacagcacGGCAACATTTCAagtagcaaaaaagttatagaccgattataCATCCCTGGGCCACCTTGTATGTAGGTAGTCAATACTCACTCTGTATGtaaattaggaaaataaatccgatagtaaataaaaaaaaatacaaatcgtgtataaacatttttttctcacCTCGCTAAAAAATGTACACAATTTGTCCGACAAAGCAATTATTACACGataattttaactattttaagTGTGATGATAAGCGTTCGCTCACGCGCTATACCTACTCACTTTTTATGACTAACTTTACAGAAAGTAATACATTTCGTGTGGTTAACGATCGAAAACAAAATTAGACACTGATACGAGTGTAAAAATCAATCCATTTTGTTAAACACAAATCGACTGAGCTTCGACTGcaaactcaattaatttaaataattcgaAATCACGTGCGTTTGCTTCGTCCCCTTCTACTCTCGCAGCAGTTCTGGAGCACTTTTAAAATTCTCGCGGTGTTCTTGAGCGTTTATCGACCGGaaagaccaaaaaaatttgaatttcgcGCCAGACTTTCGAAACCTTCGgctgttttgatttttgctcaAACCTTGAATCGGGCAAAAATGCGCGTTTTTCGACCTTAGCCGTGACTAAtcttgtagaaaaaataaagtatgtgCACAGAGTGTAAGTATGTAAACtaaatttcgtgtttttttctGTGTTTACCGCAAATATCACTTGCGTAATGTATTGAAGGTTATTGCGACAATTAAATCACTTACCAGGGCGGAAGTGCCACAAGAAACAACAAATTGGAGAAATGGTTTACATCATAACCTTAACCTTATTTTTTGAAGCCGGCTCTTATCATTTTAATGGGCTCCCGATAAGCCGTCCGTAAATGCATTTTTACGCGCGGTTATTATACAACAATGATACAACAAATttcgtttattaaataacattttttacaacaaatagGGTTAAAAACACCACCCCATCACTGGTGGTGTCACAACTGCGTATTGCTCTCTTTCTCCTCCACGCTGATGGCGATATTCTCCCTCCTTGTCTTGTCATGCTCTGAAAATTGACAGTTATCAGTGTTGCCATCTTACGATCGATAAAGTGGGATTTAGGGTCAGGGCCGGCTTCAGTAAATTGTCTCAAATAAAGTGTCAAGTGCATTTCCGTTCCGGTGACTACCGGATTGAGAAATCACTAATTGCTATGAAAGGTGACTTGATTGCAACAGTTATCACCTTTCAAAATTTCGTACAAATTCTCCTCCGTTTCGGCGATTTTTGGGCCACCTTCGGCcacttttgtcaaaattttgacaacGGAGGCGGGCGGCCGGTAGAAAACGACCACTTTCTGCATTTTGCTCAAATCATCGAGTAGCGCAGACAaagactgaaaaaaaatttactcatccagtgacaaatttttatgtaaaaaacttaCTTTAGCTGCTGTAAAATCTAGTTTACTGACACGCTGACagtcaaaaaccaaaaaaatgtatttgacACTGTTTTGCATGACTTTTTCCCGAACGTACTCGACTGAGGGGAAAAAAATGGCCGAAGTTGGAGTTATTTTGACATAACTTGTCGAATTTtcctgaaaaaaactgtcaaacaGTGTCAAAAAcgtgtcaaaaattacattaacgTAGTCAAAAACAACCTTAGGCCGAGCGGTTCggtacaataaaaacaaaatgtcgaCGCAAACACCGATCAAAATCCCAAATTCGATCCCCAATACCagacaaaaaaccaaagtaacgAAAAATGGCACTAGATCAATCTCTGAAACGTAAAAACGCTAGTTTTGTGTCacaaacgtaaaaaaaattactgttaaTCCGCCATATTAATTTCGTCAAAGCCACTTCGACCATAAAAATGACTGCACAAATAATGACAGCGGCCAGAGTAGGCTTCGGAATGTACGAAAAATACGGTGTTAGGAACGTTAGCGCCAAAATAACCATAACACCTGGAGAAAAACCctaaaaaattgtgatttttttaaatccagtTGGCCAACCTGTGTAAATCCCCGCTAAAGGCGTGCGCACACCGCTCGCGTTGCTCACAGCCGCCCTCGAAAAGGACGCATTGACGGGATACGACCCGAAAAACGCACCAATCAAGTTACACATGCCTACTGCGATCATTTCTTGCGAGGCGTCAATAACTTTGCCTGTAgctgtcaaaaaaatatataaaaaattgaacttaTGTAACTATTAAAACTTGTCAGTGGGACCAACCAAAGGCTTTGGCGATTGCCACGTTGCCCAAAATGGCGACGAAAGGGACGGCAAAAATGCCGGCCCCCAGCTCCTTCATCATGTCGACGACACTGGTTGTGGCGTTGCCATGGTGAGCCTCCGCCACTGGATTCGTAAAAGCGGGGAGTCCCTCGGGAACTTTGGCTgaaatgaccaatttttaaatctaaaaattaaatctaaattaaattaaattgaaaaaaaaagaaataaaaaattaaaaaaaaattaaaataaaaaaaaatttaaaaaataaaaataaaaaaaataaaaaattaaatctaaaaattggCAATTCTCCACTTACAAGTGAGAGAAAAGGGTTTTTCCCCGCAACTGTCGAAGAAAAAAGCAGTGGCGGCGCACGCAATGACCACAAAGGCGTTGCGCGCCACTGAACAAAACCaaatcagttttttgctttttgacaCCGATTTGTGGTCATCCAGGGGCGGACTTCCATAATTCTTCAATTTCTACAAacgaattacaaaaaaatcactgtttaaatatatttattaccCTCAACAACAGCAATACTACGCAACAACCAATTCCCAGAATAGAATCCCACATTTTCGTCTCTGTAATGTGCTGGAAAACATTGCTCCAAACGGCGGCAAAACTATCGGCTTTGAAATTTAATCcgagcaaatttttaatttgtgaggAGGCGATGGTCAAGGCACCAGCCGAGGTGAAGGCGGCCACGACCGGAGTTGACACGAAATCAACCAAAAAACCTAACTCATTCAATTAACTAGGGAAAAAAATATGGGGGATTTACCCAAATGGAGAATTCCACATAACAGTTCAATGACCCCCGACAGGAAGCAAAGCAAAATGGCGGCTTTTACTTTCCCAAAAGACGCGTTGTTtgtgaacgtaaaggtgaggAGGGAGAGGAGGGCGGTGGGGGCGATGTTCAGTTCGGGGACAGCCCCgaaaattacgtaaattatgcctCCACAAAGCGAAGAATACAGTCCATACTGGAAGTTATGTAACCAAATAAACACTTGTATAACTGGTTGTCTGTTGTCTTAATTCAACTTTTAAGCTTCTAACTactttatcaataatttgATTACAATGTAATTGGTTGCGTGTACTTGCGTAATGTGTTTTTGTTGCAATTACACAGTCATTGAAGTTGGGATTATTAGAATTGTAAagtgataataaaataataataataacccaATGATAAAGAGAGACTTTTTGtatcaatttacttttttgtcattattattaaatcatTACGTCATGTGTGTCATTGTTTGCATATTCatacaaattcattatttacaaaaaaaaacaattctgagtattaaaatttatacctCAGTGTTTAAATGTTATAACAAACAATTGAAAGGAAATTCACGCTTGCTCATCCGGTGCTAAAAATAGGGGAAAAacctagaatttttttttaattgaaaaattttttaattttttttttttcaa contains:
- the LOC657667 gene encoding sodium-independent sulfate anion transporter yields the protein MFVNLPEIVKRGFPVLTWGKNYSLDVAIADLVAGITIGLTLIPQCIAYASLAGLGPEYGLYSSLCGGIIYVIFGAVPELNIAPTALLSLLTFTFTNNASFGKVKAAILLCFLSGVIELLCGILHLGFLVDFVSTPVVAAFTSAGALTIASSQIKNLLGLNFKADSFAAVWSNVFQHITETKMWDSILGIGCCVVLLLLRKLKNYGSPPLDDHKSVSKSKKLIWFCSVARNAFVVIACAATAFFFDSCGEKPFSLTSKVPEGLPAFTNPVAEAHHGNATTSVVDMMKELGAGIFAVPFVAILGNVAIAKAFATGKVIDASQEMIAVGMCNLIGAFFGSYPVNASFSRAAVSNASGVRTPLAGIYTGVMVILALTFLTPYFSYIPKPTLAAVIICAVIFMVEVALTKLIWRINKIDLVPFFVTLVFCLVLGIEFGILIGVCVDILFLLYRTARPKVVFDYVNENSTSYVKITPTSAIFFPSVEYVREKVMQNSVKYIFLVFDCQRVSKLDFTAAKSLSALLDDLSKMQKVVVFYRPPASVVKILTKVAEGGPKIAETEENLYEILKEHDKTRRENIAISVEEKESNTQL
- the LOC657743 gene encoding sodium-independent sulfate anion transporter produces the protein MSVSAWLKSVAVRRVPILGWAPQYTTDKLVSDAIAGITVGLTVMPQALAYATLAGLEPQYGLYSAFVGCFVYTIFGTCKDITIGPTALMALMTYQQIIGRNTDYAILLCFLCGVVQLVMAILHLGVLVDFISIPVTVGFTSATSVIIMTSQIKSLLGLKISSSGFLDTITKVVKNIHHTRMADLTLGMVCIAVLMLLRKLKDYKPSKKQRTLSKALWLISTSRNALVVIVCSTVAYFYEIRGPGSPFRLTGTVRPGLPDFRAPPFGTTLHNRTVGFGEMVADLGTSVILVPIIAVLGNVAIAKAFASGQMIDATQELMTLSMCNVFGSFFSSMPITGSFSRSAVNHASGVRTPLGGVYTGIMVLLALGFLTPYFAYIPKASLAAVIISAVIFMIEYEVVKPMWRSSKKDLVATCATFVFCLAIGVEYGILVGVGINIIFLLYPSARPTVHVDKVKTRNNALEYIMITPGNSLYFPAVDFIKTSIGNAGISSKHLPVVIDCRFILGADFTAAKGISALINEFLIRRQPLYFLHTRQEVVSLFRGVFDNEFKYFTTREELESVLEDNKRKEIDSEETHLLNNHNQWRHSMVELNEISCEDSNICQRKVPNKS
- the mRpL12 gene encoding uncharacterized protein mRpL12; translated protein: MNSARITLRVPLTAWRSLSRCSVLHTAEPQAAPVEKITIPPPSNVEKPISPKIEKLVTEISQLNLLEVSELSGALKTRLNLPDAPVMPVGGFAAPAPAEEEDEAPKQVKSVFNVKLMKFDEKQKVALIKEIKGLMEGMNLVQAKKFVEGAPALVKGDVSKEEAEKLKAAIEKVGGVVEID